In one window of Labilithrix sp. DNA:
- a CDS encoding DUF2071 domain-containing protein produces MKLDRRKPERPEGANSGTQRWRELLFVHWSFDPEMVRKLVPRAFELDLWEGEAWVGLVPFRMEATRPSWLPRRAALDFLETNLRTYVHRDGKPGVYFFSLEASSWLAVRAARLGWGLPYHHAEMTVVRDGDRVAFGSVRKSDPRATLDVVYDVGEELGPSELGTLEHFLLERYYLFVQHKDKVLTGQVHHVPYPARRAELVYLEENLCGTAGLLNGRYRTTHYSDGVEVEVFGPA; encoded by the coding sequence GCGCTGGCGCGAGCTGCTCTTCGTGCATTGGTCCTTCGATCCGGAGATGGTGCGGAAGCTCGTGCCGCGCGCGTTCGAGCTCGATCTCTGGGAGGGCGAGGCGTGGGTGGGGCTCGTGCCGTTCCGGATGGAGGCGACGCGCCCGTCGTGGCTCCCGCGCCGCGCGGCGCTGGACTTCCTCGAGACGAACCTGCGCACGTACGTGCATCGCGACGGCAAGCCGGGCGTGTACTTCTTCTCGCTCGAGGCGAGCTCGTGGCTCGCGGTGCGCGCGGCGCGGCTCGGCTGGGGCCTCCCTTACCATCACGCGGAGATGACGGTGGTGCGCGACGGCGACCGCGTCGCCTTCGGCTCGGTCCGCAAGTCGGACCCGCGCGCGACGCTCGACGTGGTCTACGACGTCGGCGAGGAGCTCGGCCCGAGCGAGCTCGGGACGCTCGAGCACTTCCTCCTCGAGCGCTACTACTTGTTCGTCCAGCACAAGGACAAGGTGCTGACGGGCCAGGTCCACCACGTCCCCTACCCCGCCCGCCGCGCCGAGCTGGTCTACCTCGAGGAGAACCTCTGCGGCACCGCCGGCCTCCTGAACGGCCGCTACCGCACCACCCACTACTCCGACGGCGTCGAGGTCGAGGTCTTCGGCCCGGCGTAG